The Setaria viridis chromosome 6, Setaria_viridis_v4.0, whole genome shotgun sequence genome contains a region encoding:
- the LOC117861314 gene encoding serine/threonine-protein phosphatase PP1, with protein sequence MDGAAVEELIRRLLEGKKHGKAAGKTKVQLTEAEIRHLCAAAKETFLSQPNLLELEAPINVCGDIHGQFSDLLRLFEYGGLPPAANYLFLGDYVDRGKQSIETICLLLAYKVRYPDNFFLLRGNHECASINRIYGFYDECKRRFSVRLWKLFTDCFNCLPVAAVIDDKILCMHGGLSPDLDSLARIREIQRPVDVPDQGLLCDLLWSDPDRDNSGWGDNDRGVSFTFGADKVAEFLNKHDLDLICRAHQVVEDGYEFFADRQLVTIFSAPNYCGEFNNAGALMNVDASLLCSFQILKPYRGKAQTE encoded by the exons ATGGACGGGGCCGCGGTGGAGGAGCTGATACGGCGGCTGCTGGAGGGGAAGAAGCACGGCAAGGCGGCGGGGAAGACGAAGGTCCAGCTGACGGAGGCCGAGATCCGGcacctctgcgccgccgccaaggaGACCTTCCTCTCCCAGCCCAACCTCCTGGAGCTCGAGGCCCCCATCAACGTCTGCGGCGACATCCACGGGCAGTTCTCGGACCTCCTCCGGCTGTTCGAGTACGGCGGGctcccgccggcggcgaacTACCTGTTCCTCGGCGACTACGTGGACCGGGGCAAGCAGAGCATCGAGACCATCTGCCTGCTGCTGGCGTACAAGGTCCGGTACCCGGAcaacttcttcctcctccgtggCAACCACGAGTGCGCCTCCATCAACCGCATCTACGGCTTCTACGACGAGTGCAAGCGCCGCTTCAGCGTCCGCCTATGGAAGCTCTTCACCGACTGCTTCAACtgcctccccgtcgccgccgtcatcgACGACAAGATCCTCTGCATGCACGGCGGGCTGTCGCCGGACCTCGACAGCCTCGCCCGGATCAGGGAGATCCAGCGCCCCGTCGACGTCCCCGACCAGGGCCTCCTCTGCGACCTCCTCTGGTCCGACCCCGACCGCGACAACTCGGGGTGGGGTGACAACGACCGCGGCGTCTCCTTCACCTTCGGCGCCGACAAGGTCGCCGAGTTCCTCAACAAGCACGACCTCGACCTCATCTGCCGCGCGCACCAG GTCGTGGAGGACGGGTACGAGTTCTTCGCCGACCGGCAGCTCGTCACCATCTTCTCGGCGCCCAACTACTGCGGCGAGTTCAACAACGCCGGCGCGCTCATGAACGTCGACGCCAGCCTGCTCTGCTCCTTCCAGATCCTCAAGCCGTACAGGGGCAAGGCGCAAACGGAGTGA
- the LOC117860673 gene encoding exocyst complex component EXO70B1, with amino-acid sequence MDGSAAELEAAERVVMRWDSASAGAGADEPMLFDGAGDRAEADRFLRAVDDLRRLAPPSPAAVGSPRRLSSSSGSSAAAGSGAVQVAMARLEDEFRHVLSSRALDLEIEALADLSSLSINSDRSNSASSADLPAADEDDSVSASIGRRSSAYRSLRSIREIDLLPDDAVADLRAIASRMAAAGYGRECAQVYASVRKPAVDASLRRLGVERLSIGDVQRLEWDALEAKIRRWIRAARAAVRGVFASERRLCFHIFHDLPISSSTISAAAAPATHDTPFAEAVKGAALQLFGFAEAISIGRRSPEKLFKIIDLHDALSDLLPDVSDIFAASKAAESIYVQAVEIRSRLADAVRGILSEFENAVLRDPPKTAVPGGTIHPLTRYVMNYSSLICDYKVTLSELIVSRPSASARLAAEGNELVPSLADLELPELENQLPLASHIVWIIVVLEHNLEGKAALYKDLALSHLFMMNNVHYIVHKVKDSPDLWGMIGDDYLKRLTGKFTMAATNYQRTSWLKILNCLRDEGLHVSGGFSSGISKSALRERFKSFNAAFEDAHRVQSGWCVPDNQLREELRISIAEKLLPAYRSFLGRFRHHIENGKHPELYIKYSVEDLEIAVGDFFEGVPPSPHNRRRSHG; translated from the coding sequence ATGGACGGATCGGCCGcggagctggaggcggcggagcgggtgGTGATGCGGTGGGACTCGGCctcggcgggcgccggcgccgacgagccgaTGCTGTTCGACGGCGCCGGGGACCGGGCCGAGGCGGACCGCTTCCTCCGCGCCGTCGACGACCTGcgccgcctcgcgccgccgtcgcccgcggcCGTCGGGAGCCCGCGCCGCCTCTCGTCGtcctcgggctcctccgccgccgccgggagcggcGCCGTGCAAGTCGCCATGGCGCGGCTCGAGGACGAGTTCCGCCACGTGCTCTCGTCCCGCGCACTCGACCTCGAGATCGAGGCGCTCGCCGACCTCAGCTCGCTCTCCATCAACAGCGACCGCTCCAACTCGGCATCCTCCGccgacctccccgccgccgacgaggacgacTCCGTCTCCGCCTCCATCGGGCGCCGCAGCAGCGCCTACCGCTCGCTACGGAGCATCCGCGAGATCGACCTCCTGCccgacgacgccgtcgccgacctcCGCGCCATCGCGTCCCGAATGGCCGCCGCTGGCTACGGCCGCGAGTGCGCGCAGGTCTACGCCTCCGTCCGCAAGCCCGCCGTCGACGCCTCCCTGCGCCGGCTCGGCGTCGAGCGCCTCAGCATCGGCGACGTCCAGCGCCTCGAGTGGGACGCGCTCGAGGCCAAGATCCGACGCTGgatccgcgccgcccgcgccgccgtccgcggcgtCTTCGCCAGCGAGCGACGCCTCTGCTTCCACATCTTCCACGACCTCCCCATCTCCAGCAgcaccatctccgccgccgccgcgcccgccactCACGACACCCCCTTCGCCGAGGCCGTCAAGGGCGCCGCGCTGCAGCTGTTCGGCTTCGCCGAGGCCATCAGCAtcggccgccgctcccctgaGAAGCTCTTCAAGATCATAGACCTCCACGACGCGCTCTCGGACCTCCTCCCTGACGTCTCCGATATTTTCGCCGCCTCCAAGGCAGCGGAGTCGATATACGTGCAGGCCGTTGAGATCCGGTCGCGTCTCGCCGACGCCGTGAGAGGGATACTCTCGGAGTTCGAGAACGCCGTGCTCCGCGATCCGCCCAAGACCGCGGTGCCCGGCGGCACCATCCACCCGCTCACCCGGTATGTGATGAACTATAGCAGCCTCATTTGCGACTACAAGGTCACGCTCTCCGAGCTGATCGTGTCACGTCCATCGGCTAGTGCGCGTCTTGCTGCTGAGGGCAATGAGCTCGTGCCGTCCTTGGCGGACCTTGAGCTTCCTGAGCTTGAGAACCAGTTGCCGCTTGCCTCCCACATTGTCTGGATCATTGTTGTTCTTGAACACAACCTGGAGGGCAAGGCGGCACTCTACAAGGATCTGGCTCTTTCACATTTGTTCATGATGAACAATGTACACTACATTGTGCACAAGGTGAAAGATTCACCAGACCTCTGGGGCATGATTGGTGATGACTACTTGAAACGTCTCACCGGCAAGTTCACAATGGCAGCCACAAACTACCAGCGGACCTCGTGGTTGAAGATCTTGAATTGTTTGCGTGATGAGGGGCTCCATGTAAGTGGTGGATTTTCGTCAGGAATATCCAAATCGGCACTGAGGGAGCGGTTCAAGTCCTTCAATGCTGCGTTTGAGGACGCGCATAGGGTGCAGTCTGGGTGGTGTGTGCCAGACAACCAGCTAAGGGAAGAGCTAAGGATCTCAATTGCAGAGAAGCTGCTGCCAGCATACCGGTCGTTCCTTGGCAGGTTTCGACATCATATAGAGAATGGGAAGCATCCAGAACTTTACATCAAGTACTCTGTTGAGGACCTTGAGATAGCAGTGGGTGATTTCTTTGAAGGTGTTCCTCCTTCCCCGCATAACAGGAGGAGATCACATGGATGA